A region from the Triticum aestivum cultivar Chinese Spring chromosome 3D, IWGSC CS RefSeq v2.1, whole genome shotgun sequence genome encodes:
- the LOC123076748 gene encoding probable serine/threonine-protein kinase PBL22, translated as MALAVVANVAAVAQLIEQATGLVSRIIRAVATARQNKQECEHLALRLSIIGDVLSRLPQADPVVERPLKELRTALGKAHELVLACQNRSAANQFFGARHHADSFREVNDRIYFLLSLFPMVNYAAITSHLARISPQHNGVPTTITVPPPGSTSASLQTLTVFPDYPYMFTWAEIVTATSNFAEKLGQGCSGAVYKGRLHDGPEVAVKVLDKHRPHETFVPELVITFRLRHDHIVRLVGWCEEEDDRMFVYEHISNVTLRDHLQRVRSSPVTAAPWRTRVAALLGASRAIQYLHCGAQPVVIHRNVSSSNILLDANWTPRLSGFGAAVYQAAGEERGGQLVEEVVGTHGYIDPEYSRTKRVSTTSDVYSFGVVMLEALMGEDPATLQLDSIRNGKLALKDVLDRRPSLDPTLPQTEALEIVADTAKRCICLSRMGRPDMSKVVANLEEALVVIRSHEPMSMARLSLIRRRTSEN; from the coding sequence ATGGCGTTGGCGGTCGTGGCGAATGTGGCCGCGGTCGCACAGCTCATCGAGCAGGCGACCGGCCTCGTCTCCAGGATCATTCGCGCGGTGGCGACGGCGCGCCAGAACAAGCAGGAGTGCGAGCACCTCGCGCTCCGCCTCTCCATCATCGGCGACGTGCTGTCTCGCCTGCCGCAGGCGGACCCGGTGGTGGAGCGGCCACTCAAGGAGCTGCGCACGGCGCTGGGCAAGGCGCACGAGCTCGTCCTTGCCTGCCAGAACCGAAGCGCCGCCAACCAGTTCTTCGGTGCCCGCCACCACGCCGATAGCTTCAGGGAAGTCAATGACAGGATCTACTTCCTTCTCAGCCTCTTCCCCATGGTCAACTATGCCGCCATCACCAGCCACCTCGCTCGAATCAGTCCCCAACACAACGGGGTGCCGACCACGATCACTGTGCCGCCGCCGggctccacctctgcctccctgcAGACTCTGACGGTGTTTCCTGATTACCCTTACATGTTCACGTGGGCGGAGATTGTAACGGCGACCAGCAACTTTGCCGAGAAGCTCGGCCAAGGTTGCTCGGGGGCGGTGTACAAGGGCCGTCTCCACGACGGCCCGGAGGTGGCCGTTAAGGTGCTGGACAAGCACAGGCCGCATGAGACGTTCGTGCCGGAGCTCGTGATCACCTTCCGCCTCCGCCACGACCACATCGTGCGCCTCGTCGGCTGGTGCGAGGAGGAGGATGACCGCATGTTCGTCTACGAGCATATCAGCAACGTTACGCTCAGAGACCACCTGCAGCGTGTTCGCTCGTCGCCGGTGACGGCGGCGCCCTGGAGGACTCGCGTCGCGGCGCTGCTGGGCGCGTCCCGGGCCATCCAGTACCTGCACTGCGGCGCGCAGCCGGTGGTCATCCACCGCAACGTCAGCTCGTCCAACATCCTCCTGGACGCGAACTGGACGCCGCGCCTGTCCGGCTTCGGCGCGGCGGTGTACCAAGCGGCAGGCGAGGAGCGCGGCGGCCAGCTCGTCGAGGAGGTCGTCGGCACGCACGGGTACATCGACCCGGAGTACAGCCGCACGAAGCGCGTGAGCACGACCagcgacgtgtacagcttcggggTGGTGATGCTAGAGGCGCTGATGGGCGAGGATCCGGCCACCCTGCAGCTGGACTCCATACGGAACGGTAAGCTAGCGCTGAAGGATGTGCTGGACCGTCGCCCGTCGCTGGACCCGACGCTGCCGCAGACGGAGGCGCTGGAGATCGTGGCGGACACGGCGAAGCGCTGCATCTGCCTGTCGCGGATGGGCCGGCCGGACATGTCGAAGGTGGTGGCCAACCTCGAGGAGGCGCTGGTGGTGATACGCAGCCATGAGCCAATGTCCATGGCACGCTTAAGCCTCATCCGACGGAGAACCAGTGAGAATTAA